From the Sebastes fasciatus isolate fSebFas1 chromosome 3, fSebFas1.pri, whole genome shotgun sequence genome, one window contains:
- the LOC141763999 gene encoding ADP-ribosylation factor-binding protein GGA1-like isoform X1, with protein MAEAPPDEAPSLQTRINKATNPLNKEADWDNIKGFCDQLNDEPEGPQLATRLLAHKIQSPQEWEARQALMVLETCMQNCGKRFHSEVGKFRFLNELIKVVSPKYLGARAPDPVKKKVLEVMYSWTVRLPDETKIADAYQMLKKQGIVKLDPVLPDDKPLLPPPPRAKNVIFDDEEKSKTLSRLLNSAHQEDLRAANKLIKEMVQEDQKRVEKVSKRLNAIQEVKESVSLLSQLLEGYSTESCSQSNQELIKDLYQRCEKMRPTLFRLASDTEDSDDALADILQANDSLTQVINLYRQLVKGEDVPKDGITMPSQPGSSSSALVDLMGLNANTAPSDPEPSSLQSLTQNMGISLLDDELMSLGLNVTENFDSQNTFQVQVSSDGTESSATLVPAAVLLPAVVQTPHAPPAGGPTAPPKPMEALDLLGKTLIQQSLPPESQQVKWDKLQPQSRVSLRDLQTKSNANSRPAPHRTTTTSSSGPAPAPGPTLAVHPEQPDTLLLSNVSLAAVERGSLAATDPYDNISLADVTVPLEAIKPSSLLPVAVFDKHSLRVLFTFARDCPPSRPDVLVVIISMLSSAPIPVTNIRFQAAVPKVMKVKLQPPSSTELPAFNPIMPPAAITQILLLANPHKEKVRLRYKLTFNLGDKSHDEFGDVDHFPPPNTWGKL; from the exons ATGGCGGAGGCGCCTCCGGATGAGGCTCCGAGCCTGCAGACCCGCATCA ACAAGGCCACCAACCCTTTGAATAAGGAGGCTGACTGGGACAACATCAAGGGCTTCTGTGATCAGCTCAATGATGAACCAGAAGG TCCCCAGCTTGCAACCAGACTTCTGGCCCACAAAATCCAGTCTCCTCAGGAGTGGGAGGCTAGGCAAGCACTCATG GTTCTGGAGACGTGCATGCAGAACTGTGGAAAGCGATTTCACAGCGAAGTGGGGAAGTTTCGTTTTCTCAACGAGCTCATCAAGGTGGTGTCACCCAAG TATTTGGGTGCCCGGGCTCCAGATCCAGTGAAGAAGAAGGTGTTAGAAGTAATGTACAGCTGGACAGTGAGGCTGCCTGATGAGACCAAGATAGCAGATGCCTATCAGATGCTGAAAAAACAGG GCATTGTCAAGCTGGATCCTGTACTTCCTGATGACAAGCCCCTCCTGCCCCCTCCACCCAGAgccaaaaatgtcatttttgacGATGAGGAGAAATCCAAG ACGCTGTCTCGCTTATTGAACAGCGCGCACCAAGAAGATCTAAGAGCAGCGAACAAGCTCATTAAGGAAATGGTACAGGAG GACCAAAAGCGTGTGGAGAAGGTATCGAAGCGATTGAACGCCATCCAGGAGGTGAAGGAGAGTGTCAGCCTGCTGAGCCAGCTGCTGGAGGGCTACAGCACGGAGAGCTGCTCCCAGAGCAACCAGGAGCTCATTAAG GATCTTTACCAGCGCTGCGAAAAGATGAGGCCTACACTATTCCGATTAGCAAGTGATACAGAGGATAGTGATGATGCCTTAG cGGATATCTTACAGGCCAATGATAGCCTGACACAGGTCATCAACCTGTACAGACAGCTGGTGAAGGGAGAGGATGTGCCAAAGGATGGCATAACCATGCCCTCACAACCAG GCAGCAGTAGCTCAGCACTTGTAGACCTGATGGGACTTAACGCCAACACGGCGCCGTCTGACCCAGAGCCCTCCAGCCTCCAGTCCCTGACTCAGAACATGGGCATCAGCCTCTTGGATGATGAGCTCATGTCACTAG GACTGAACGTAACGGAAAACTTCGACTCTCAGAACACTTTTCAGGTGCAAGTT TCCTCTGATGGCACAGAATCATCTGCTACATTGGTCCCTGCTGCAGTGTTGCTACCAGCTGTGGTCCAAACACCGCATGCTCCACCAGCAGGGGGCCCCACTGCTCCTCCTAAACCCATGGAAGCGCTGGACTTGTTGGGGAAGACATTGATACAGCAGTCCCTACCTCCAGAGAGCCAGCAGGTCAAATG GGATAAACTCCAACCTCAATCCAGAGTCTCCTTACGAGATCTGCAGACCAAGTCCAACGCCAACTCTAGACCCGCTCCTCATAGAAcaaccaccacctcctcctctggtCCCGCTCCTGCTCCAGGGCCCACATTGGCTGTCCATCCAGAGCAGCCGgacactctcctcctctccaatgTCAGTCTCGCAGCTGTAGAGagaggctctttagctgctaccGACCCCTACGACAACATCTCTCTAGCCGACGTCACCGTGCCTCTGGAAGCAATCAAACCTA GCAGCTTATTACCTGTGGCCGTATTCGACAAACACAGTCTCCGGGTTTTGTTCACCTTTGCCCGTGACTGTCCTCCATCGCGGCCCGACGTGCTGGTGGTGATCATCTCCATGCTGTCTTCGGCCCCCATTCCTGTCACCAACATCCGCTTTCAGGCAGCTGTACCAAAG GTGATGAAAGTAAAGCTGCAGCCTCCCTCTAGCACCGAGCTCCCAGCCTTCAATCCCATCATGCCTCCAGCCGCCATCACACAGATCCTGCTGTTGGCGAACCCTCACAAG GAAAAAGTACGTTTGCggtacaagctgacattcaacCTGGGGGACAAATCTCACGATGAATTTGGCGATGTGGACCACTTCCCGCCTCCAAACACCTGGGGGAAGCTTTAG
- the LOC141763999 gene encoding ADP-ribosylation factor-binding protein GGA1-like isoform X2, with the protein MAEAPPDEAPSLQTRINKATNPLNKEADWDNIKGFCDQLNDEPEGPQLATRLLAHKIQSPQEWEARQALMVLETCMQNCGKRFHSEVGKFRFLNELIKVVSPKYLGARAPDPVKKKVLEVMYSWTVRLPDETKIADAYQMLKKQGIVKLDPVLPDDKPLLPPPPRAKNVIFDDEEKSKTLSRLLNSAHQEDLRAANKLIKEMVQEDQKRVEKVSKRLNAIQEVKESVSLLSQLLEGYSTESCSQSNQELIKDLYQRCEKMRPTLFRLASDTEDSDDALADILQANDSLTQVINLYRQLVKGEDVPKDGITMPSQPGSSSSALVDLMGLNANTAPSDPEPSSLQSLTQNMGISLLDDELMSLGLNVTENFDSQNTFQSSDGTESSATLVPAAVLLPAVVQTPHAPPAGGPTAPPKPMEALDLLGKTLIQQSLPPESQQVKWDKLQPQSRVSLRDLQTKSNANSRPAPHRTTTTSSSGPAPAPGPTLAVHPEQPDTLLLSNVSLAAVERGSLAATDPYDNISLADVTVPLEAIKPSSLLPVAVFDKHSLRVLFTFARDCPPSRPDVLVVIISMLSSAPIPVTNIRFQAAVPKVMKVKLQPPSSTELPAFNPIMPPAAITQILLLANPHKEKVRLRYKLTFNLGDKSHDEFGDVDHFPPPNTWGKL; encoded by the exons ATGGCGGAGGCGCCTCCGGATGAGGCTCCGAGCCTGCAGACCCGCATCA ACAAGGCCACCAACCCTTTGAATAAGGAGGCTGACTGGGACAACATCAAGGGCTTCTGTGATCAGCTCAATGATGAACCAGAAGG TCCCCAGCTTGCAACCAGACTTCTGGCCCACAAAATCCAGTCTCCTCAGGAGTGGGAGGCTAGGCAAGCACTCATG GTTCTGGAGACGTGCATGCAGAACTGTGGAAAGCGATTTCACAGCGAAGTGGGGAAGTTTCGTTTTCTCAACGAGCTCATCAAGGTGGTGTCACCCAAG TATTTGGGTGCCCGGGCTCCAGATCCAGTGAAGAAGAAGGTGTTAGAAGTAATGTACAGCTGGACAGTGAGGCTGCCTGATGAGACCAAGATAGCAGATGCCTATCAGATGCTGAAAAAACAGG GCATTGTCAAGCTGGATCCTGTACTTCCTGATGACAAGCCCCTCCTGCCCCCTCCACCCAGAgccaaaaatgtcatttttgacGATGAGGAGAAATCCAAG ACGCTGTCTCGCTTATTGAACAGCGCGCACCAAGAAGATCTAAGAGCAGCGAACAAGCTCATTAAGGAAATGGTACAGGAG GACCAAAAGCGTGTGGAGAAGGTATCGAAGCGATTGAACGCCATCCAGGAGGTGAAGGAGAGTGTCAGCCTGCTGAGCCAGCTGCTGGAGGGCTACAGCACGGAGAGCTGCTCCCAGAGCAACCAGGAGCTCATTAAG GATCTTTACCAGCGCTGCGAAAAGATGAGGCCTACACTATTCCGATTAGCAAGTGATACAGAGGATAGTGATGATGCCTTAG cGGATATCTTACAGGCCAATGATAGCCTGACACAGGTCATCAACCTGTACAGACAGCTGGTGAAGGGAGAGGATGTGCCAAAGGATGGCATAACCATGCCCTCACAACCAG GCAGCAGTAGCTCAGCACTTGTAGACCTGATGGGACTTAACGCCAACACGGCGCCGTCTGACCCAGAGCCCTCCAGCCTCCAGTCCCTGACTCAGAACATGGGCATCAGCCTCTTGGATGATGAGCTCATGTCACTAG GACTGAACGTAACGGAAAACTTCGACTCTCAGAACACTTTTCAG TCCTCTGATGGCACAGAATCATCTGCTACATTGGTCCCTGCTGCAGTGTTGCTACCAGCTGTGGTCCAAACACCGCATGCTCCACCAGCAGGGGGCCCCACTGCTCCTCCTAAACCCATGGAAGCGCTGGACTTGTTGGGGAAGACATTGATACAGCAGTCCCTACCTCCAGAGAGCCAGCAGGTCAAATG GGATAAACTCCAACCTCAATCCAGAGTCTCCTTACGAGATCTGCAGACCAAGTCCAACGCCAACTCTAGACCCGCTCCTCATAGAAcaaccaccacctcctcctctggtCCCGCTCCTGCTCCAGGGCCCACATTGGCTGTCCATCCAGAGCAGCCGgacactctcctcctctccaatgTCAGTCTCGCAGCTGTAGAGagaggctctttagctgctaccGACCCCTACGACAACATCTCTCTAGCCGACGTCACCGTGCCTCTGGAAGCAATCAAACCTA GCAGCTTATTACCTGTGGCCGTATTCGACAAACACAGTCTCCGGGTTTTGTTCACCTTTGCCCGTGACTGTCCTCCATCGCGGCCCGACGTGCTGGTGGTGATCATCTCCATGCTGTCTTCGGCCCCCATTCCTGTCACCAACATCCGCTTTCAGGCAGCTGTACCAAAG GTGATGAAAGTAAAGCTGCAGCCTCCCTCTAGCACCGAGCTCCCAGCCTTCAATCCCATCATGCCTCCAGCCGCCATCACACAGATCCTGCTGTTGGCGAACCCTCACAAG GAAAAAGTACGTTTGCggtacaagctgacattcaacCTGGGGGACAAATCTCACGATGAATTTGGCGATGTGGACCACTTCCCGCCTCCAAACACCTGGGGGAAGCTTTAG